The Bryobacteraceae bacterium genomic sequence GCCAATGCAGTTGACGAAGCACTGCGGCTGGATGCCCTGCTCGATTTTAGGGAAGCAGGCGATGCACTTCTCCGAGGTGCCCGTCATGGGATTGAAGAACACCTTCTTATAAGGACAGCCCTTGACGCATTCCTGATAGCCGCGGCAGCGGCCCTGGTCGACGAGCACGATGCCATCCTCGGGGCGTTTGTAGATGGAGCCGCGCGGGCAGGAGGCGAGGCAGGCGGGGTAGGTGCAGTGGTTGCAGATGCGGGCGAGGTAGAAGAACCAGTTCATGTGCGGCAGGGAGAGGAAATCGCCGTGATCCACCTGTCCGGCGCAATCGTCTTCACCGACGTTGGGATAGGCGTAGTCCTGCTGTTCGGGGCGATGGCCGAGGACACGTTCGCCCGCCGGGGCGGACTCGAAGATCGTTTTCCCCTCGTATTTGTTGCCGTTCCAGGACTGGCCGTCGAGCATGTCGAGGAGTTTCAGGTCATAGGCGAGCGGGTAAGAGCCGTAGGGTTTGGTCTCGACGTTGTTCCACAGCATGTACTCCTGGCCTTTACCGGAGGTCCAGGTGGTTTTGCAGGCCAGAGTGCAGGTTTGGCAGGCGATGCACTTGTTGGTGTCGAAGACGGCGGCGAACTGCCGTTTGGGGCGAGACTCCGGATACCAGTAGGACATCTCGCGGCCGAGCTGCCAGTTGTAGACGCGTGCCATCAGACTTTCTCCTTCTGCTGTTGAACAAAGGCGCCGGCGAGGTAGCGCTTCATCGCCGCGGATTCATACTTGGGGCGCAGGCCGAGCGCGGCGGGACGCCACAGTCCCTTCTTGTCTATGCCGCCGGGTTCTGCCTTGGAGATTTTCACGAAGGCTTCCCGCGGCGCGCCCGTTGGGCAGTGAATGTCGGGTTCAAACCCCTTGCGAATGCCCTGGCCGAACATGGCCTTATGAACGAGGGAGTCGGTCATCCAGGTGGGTTTCAGCCAGCCGCGCGTGGCGGACTGGTGTGAGCCGGAGCGGAACATGGCCTGGTAGCCGGTGCGCGGGTTTTTGGCGAGTCCGTCGGCGCGGGCCTTCTGGCCTTCGACGGAGCCTGGCGTGGCGGTGTACATGTTGAACCACATCCTGGTGACTCCGCGGGGCGTGCCGGGGTAGTAGCGGGCGCGGCAGAGGAGACGGGCGAACTCCATGTTGCGCTTGTCCTTCTGCCAGCCGCGGAAGGGACGGTCTTCCGGATCGGGGTCGATCCAGACATAGTCGCCGTCGTCAATAGCGAGTTCCTTGGCGTCGTCGGGGTTGATGTCGACGTAGCCTTCGGTGACGAAGGGGCTGCGCTTGTCGTGGCGGTAGAGGTCGCCGAAGGGGCCGAAGAGGACCGCAATCATATCGGTGTCGATGGGCGTGGTGTGCGAGCCGTGGCGGTATTTCGGAGTGTGGAAGATGAATTTGAAGCCATCCTTCATGAGCGGGTGCTTCGTCTTCTGGGCTTCTTCCCAGGTGAGGACGACGTTGCGTCCGCAGCGGGTTTCGCAACTCAGGTCGTCGCGCTTAACGCCGTACTTCTCAGGACCGTCGGGGCGGAAGGCCTCATGCTTCGGCCCGATGATGACGTTGGGCTCATAGAAAGTGGAGTCGACCGGCTCGCGGTGAACGGGCAGGTTTTCTCCGGCGGCGATGAACTCGTCCTCCTCGCGATAGAACTCGAGGCGGCCGCTCTTGGTGTACCAGGGCTTTGAGTCGGTGACCTGATCGTAGCCGACGGCCTTGGGTGTGGTGCGGCTGTTCATGATGGCGGGGATCCCCTGTTTGGCTTTCGCCTCCAGGTCAGAGAACCGGTAGCCCTTCGTGTTCGTGGAGAAATCGAGGATTCGCTGCAAATGGATGTCCGTGCGCCCCTCGCGGACAAACTTCCAGTAGTCAATGAAGCGCTTGTCGCCGGTGAGGGCGGCCATCTTTTCGCAAACGAGGGCCTGCACCTCGATGTCGCCGATCGTGTTGAAGACGCGTTTCATGGGCGTGCGCGGGAAGGTGACCAGGAAGGGATTGGTGACCGACGCCGTCATATCGGGGTGCTTCATCTCAAACCAGGCATCGACACCGAAGACGATGTCGGCCCACTCGCAGGAGGAGCTCCACCACCATTCGTTCACAGCCACCATTTCGATGCGCGGCAGGACATTGACAACAGTGTTGAAGTGCCACTTCACGTTGCCAAGAATGGAGTTCGCGTTGGCGAACCAGAGCGACTTGGTTGGCGTGGGGATGTGCGTCTTGCCCGTGAGCAATTTGTTGCCGACGCGCAGCGGATGATCTTCGTGGTTGTAATAGTGCGCCGATTCGGCCTTCCAATACTGCTTGGGGCGGGCGGGCTTGGCAGGGTCGAGTTCGATATCGAAGGGGTTCTCGTTGATCCATTGCGGCGCGCCGTTGAAGAGGGCGACGCGGTAGTTGCCGGCGTAGGAGCCGATGTTGCCGGTGAGCTTGCCGACGTTGCCGGTTAGGGCGGCAAGGAGGATGGTGTCGCGGTCCTTGTTATCGCTGTTGAAGAACTGGTTGGGTCCCATGCCGACGGCAAAGAGCGTGGTGCCCGGGCTCTTGGCGAGTTCACGGGCAAGGTTTTCCACGGCGGAGGCGGGGGCCCAGGTGATCTCCTGGGTGGTCTTGGGATCGAAGTGGGCGGCGTACTCGCGCACGAGATCAAACGCGGGGCGGCAGCGCACCTTCTTGCCGTTGGCGAGTGTAACCTCGATCGACCCGTCGAGCAGCGGGTTTTGCACGTTGGAGTTCTTGCCCACCATGTCGCGCGTGAGCGGCTTGGGGGCATTGGCCGTGCGGTCCCACCAGACGTAGTCGCCCCACTCCATGCGCATCGGCTCGGTGACGAGTTGCTGGGTGTGGCGAATGGGCGGCGGCTCGACCTCGCCCGTTTTGAGCACGGTGGTGTTCTTCAGTTCGGCGACCTTGCCACCGAAGACCTCCTGGGCGCGCAGATACTTCAGCGTGTCCATGCGGACGAGCACGGGCAGGTCGGTCCACTCGTTCACGTACTGCGCGTCGTAGAGTTTCTCGCGGAGGATGACGTTGGAGAGGCCAAGGGCCAGCGCGGGCGTGGTGCCGGGGCGGACGATGATGACGTCGTCGCCTTTGGTGGCCGTGGCGGAATACTCACACGCGATGACGACGACCTTGACGCCTTTCAGCCGCGCTTCGGTGAGCCAGTGAGCGTCGGGCATCTTCGTCGTGATCCAGTTCATGCCCCAGACGACGAGTGTCTTGCAGTGCTCAACGGCGTGGAGGTCGAACTCGATGGTTTGCTGACCTGTCACCATGGGGTGGCCGGGCGGCAGGTCGGTGTGCCAGGAGTAATTGTCGAAGCCTTTGGCGCCGAGCGCCTTGTCCGGGCCGACCTTGCGCACCTTGGCATCGAGCAAGGCCATGGAGTTGGCCAGGCGGTACATGCCGAAGACGCGGGTGATGCCGAGCAGCGGCATGCCGCCGCGGAACTTCATGGTGCGGACGCCGGCGCCTTCGGTGGCTTCGATGGTCACCGGGTCGTAGTGTTGTGCCTCGAGGCGGCGCTTGCCTTCGTCGCCGGTATAGGTCTCGGCGATGTTCTTGAGCACTTCGGCGGCAATCTTGGCGCCTTCGTCGTGGGTGATGCGTTGCCACTCGTCGCGTCCGCGGTTGAAATATTTCTTGGGCGGCAGGCCGCTGCTCTCTCGCGGGAAGCCGGCATCGTGCCACTCCTTGAAACCCTTGCGGATCATGCAACCCATGACGCGGCGGTCGCCATAGAAGCGGCGTGTGAGGGCGAGGCCTTTCTGGCAGACGCGCGGGTCCCAGCGGTGGCTGGCCTTGTTGCCGAGCAGGTCAGTGGCTTCGCCGTACTTCATCGAGGGGCCAATGCGGACGACGACGCCGTTGCGCACATAGGCATTGAGGATGCAGTTGTGCGTGTCGTTGGGGGCGCAGGTGAAGGTGTAGATCGAGTCGTACTTCCAGAGGTCGCGGTAGGCGCGCTCCCATCCGCGGTCGGGGTAGGTGGCGAGAGGATTCTTGACCGCCTCCAGGCCCCAGGCGTCGCGTGTGGAGGCCGCCAGACCGGCGAATCCAGCCGCACTGAGAATGCCGAGAAAGTCGCGGCGGTCCAGGCTATTGTTCATGACTTGCCTCCCTGCAGGGAACGAAGATAGGCGACGAGGTTTTCGATGTCGCCTTGGGTGAGGGCCGGGCGCACCGGCGATGGATCTTGGAATGAACTCATGGCGGTGCCGCGGCGGCCGCGCTTGATCGTTTCGACCAGGTAGTGGTCGGTGGCCGATTCGAGCAGCACCTTGTTGTTGAGCGCGGGCCCTTCGCCGCCTACGCCGTAGGAGCCGTGGCAACCGGAGCAGGTGGCGCTGAAGAGGCGCTTGCCTTCGGCGGCGTCGCCCTTGACCCAACGTGGAGGGTGCGAGTCGGTTTCGGCGGTGGCCGCGGAGAGCGCGCGGATATGGGCGATGACAGCTTTCACATCGTCCGCGGTGAGGGCGTCCGCTTTGAGCCAGCCGGGCATGCGGCGGCCGGGACGGCCGAGCTCGATGGTTTTCGTGAGCAGAAGGTCGGGTGCGATGGCGAGGAAGTCGGGGTTGGCAATGGAGGGGAACGAGACCAGCCCTGAGAGGCGGCGGCCTTGGCCATCGGCGCCATGACAACCGGCGCAGAAGGCGCCATACAGGGTCGCGCCGTCGGCCGAGAATTCACGCTCGCCGAACTTGGCGGCGCGGATGCGGTCCTTGGGAAGGTAGACGTCGCGCAGTTCCTTGCGGCGCAGTGAGAGCGTGAAGAAGGTGAGCTGGCGGATTTCGTTTTCCGAAACGGCGGCGGCGGGCATCTGTGAGCCGACAACCACGGAGGCGGGGGAGCGGAAGTGCTCGGCCATCCAGTTGGACATGCTGCCCTTGCCGGGCACGTGTTCAAAGCTGACCTGGCCGGGGTCCTTGAAGCCGGCGCGTGTGAGGTCAGGCCCATCGTCGCCGCCCACGCCGCTCACCTTGTGGCAGCCGAGGCAGCCGTAGCTGAGGAAGACGCTTTTGGCGGAGACGAGTTGGGGAGCGGCGACACGCGTGGCGAGGAAGGTGTCGAGCAGGGTGAGATCATCGCTGCTTACGGCGCGGAACGCGTTCTTCCACGGGCCATCGGAAGCCGCGGCGGACTTGGCCGTGTGCTTCGCGTGCCACTCCTTGTCGTAAGGGACGAGACCGGTGCGGGAGAGGTTTGGCCCTTCCATGCCTCCCTGGTCGGGGCGGACGGTGCCGCCCTTGCCGTCGACGCGGTGGCAGGAGTAGCAGTCGAGACGCTCGAAGGCGAGTTCGGCGGCGCGCAACTGCGCCTGTTCGGGAACGTGCAGCGCGACGTGGCAGGTGCCGCAGCCGGCGTAGGACATACTCTTATCGAGCATGGGTTCGGGCCAGAAGTGGACGTCTCCGTGGGCGTCGTTCTTTTCTGTTGCCTGGCCTTGGCCACCGTGGCAAACGGTGCAGCCATAGTCGGCGGGGTCGTGAACGACGGGCTTGTGGGCGACGAAGACGGCCGCGCCGCGAACGCCTTGTTCGCCTGGCCCCATGGAGACGTGGCAGGAGACGCAGCGGTCGGCCACGCCGAGGCCAGGATTCACCACCTGGCGGAGTTGGACGGAGATACTGCCTTCGTCCGAGCGGCCTTGGGCCTGGATGCGGCGCCACTCGCGCAGGTAGTTTTCCTCGGCCGCCGCCCCCACCAACAGCAGCAGCACGGCGGCGCTCGATATCAGCAACAGGAGTTTGTTTTTCCGCATGGCGTCAATGCTTGGGCCACTCGCTCGGCGACCAGTAGAAGACCCAGTTGGGACCGCGGAAGTAGGTGCCGACGATGGTCAGCACAAGGAATCCGCAGAGAAAGCAGGTGAACAGCGCGAGCGCCCCGGCGCGTGTGGAGCCGTAGCGGCGGATGCACCACATCGAGAAAAACGCGTAGACCGCGGTGAGCAGAGTGCCTGGATTGAGGGCGGTGATCACCAGTTGCGGCACCGAAGGGAACCACTCACGCAGCCAGCCGAAGCGGATGACGAACGATTCGATGAGAATGGGTGCGGCAAGGCCAAGCACGATGGAAAGCCGCACCAGCGGCCAACCGCCGGGACCGCCAAACCAGCGCCCTGTGCCTTCGGTTTCGCGATCGAGGTAGGGGATGAGAGCGAGTCCGATGAGGACGATGGAGGGGATGCCGATGCCGCCCATGAAGGCGCTGAAGGCGACCATCTCCTGAAGGCCGAGGAAGTACCACGGGGCTTTGGCGGGGTTTTCCGGAACGCTCGGGTTGGCCAGTTCCTTGAGCGGGGCGTCGGAGACGAGCGAAAGCGCAAGGCACACCAAGAGCGTCACCATGAGCACGCCGAGTTCGGCGTAGAAGAGGTGCGGCATGGAGGGGACGGTGTTTTCCGGTCCGCGCCCGACATTGGAGGTACGGCCCCGCACAATGGCGGCAAGTTGGTAGGTCTTGGCCGGAGCCTCTGTGAAAACGGGTAGCGCCTCTTCGTGCGGTTGGCGGAAAAGTTGGTCATCGGCATCAGAGGGACGGACCATGCCGCCGTCCTTGCGGATGCGCCAGAAGTGGACGCCCATGAGCGCGGCCAGGGCGAGCGGCAGAATCATGACGTGAAGCAGGTAGAAACGGATGAGCGCCTCGGCGCCAACCATGTCTGAGCCGAGCAGAAGCAGCCGCTGAAAGCCGCCTGGGTCGAAGTAGTCGGTGATGCCAAGCGCGTCGGTGATCTCGCGCGGCGATTGGGCGATGTTGGCGCCGATGGTGATGGCCCAGTAGGCGAGCTGATCCCATGGCAGCAGATAGCCAGTGAAGGACAGGCCGAGCGTCACCACGAGCAGTCCGATACCCATCAGCCAGTTGTATTCACGCGGCTTGCGGTAGGCGGCGGTGTAGAAGGCGCGCGCCATGTGCAGAATGACGGCGATGACCATGAGGTTGGCCGACCAGCGGTGGAGGTTGCGGATGAGGCGTCCGGTGGGGACCACGAAGTGGATGTCCTTGATCGACTGGTAGGCGGCCTCGGGATAGGGCTTGTAATAGAACATGAGCATCACGCCGGTGACGAGCGCGATGAGGAAGGCCGAGACGCTCATGATGCCGAGGCCCATGGTGGTGGTCCACTTGAGGCTCCAGCGGTGGGTGCGGACGGCGTGCAGGTGGAGGAAGACGTTTCCGAAGACGAAGGTGGAGCGCGTGCGGTCAGTTGTGGGCGGCCCTGTGCGGAAGGCGGTTTCCATCACGCGGCGGGGGACAGCCTTGAGGTTGTCGCTGAATTCGCGGAGCGCGTCCTTTGTGGTGGGAGTCATTACGCCACCTTTGTTCCTTGCGGCACGACGACTCCCTCATCAACGGTGACGGCGCCGCCGATGATGCTGACCTTGAGCCAAGGTAGAGCACGCGGCGCGGGGCCTTTCGTGACATCGCCGTTGGCAGAGAAACGCGAGCCATGGCAGGGGCATTCAAAGCCCTCTGCGTTCGCTTTCACGACACAACCTAGATGGGTGCAGATGGTGGAGACGGCGTAGATGCCGCCCGTATCTTTGTAGATGGCCACGGCGCGGCCGGGCGGAACGAAGGCCTCACCCACCGGCAGTACGTCGGGCAAACTGACCTTGAACTTCTTTGAGGGCGAGGCGAGGACGGCGGCTTTGGGCAACTTCAGCAAGCCCAATAGCCCGAACAACAGCGCGCCGGTCATGGCCCAAAGTGAGCTCAGGCCAAGCCAATCCCTGCGCGGCAAGGGTTCGGGATCAAGCCGGGAACGGGGGGCTTTCGCTTGCGTGGTCATTGAGTGCTCCAAGTGGTGGTGTAGGAGACGCGCTCCATCGTGATGGCATCAGCCGGGCAGCGCATGGCGCAGGCGGCGCAACGAATGCAGCGGTCTTCGTCCTTGAGGATGGCGGAGTGCGCTTCGAGGTCGGCATCTGGACCGAGGACTTCGGCAATGGCGGCGCGCAGTTCTTCGGTTTGGGCGAGTTCGCTCAAGGGGGTTAGCTTCAGGCAGAGCGTCGGGCAGACGTCGGCGCAGCCGCCGCAGAGGACGCAGCGGGCGGAATCAAAGACGGGTGTGACGCCGCAATCGAGGCACCGCGAGGCTTCGCGCATGGCCAAGTCGAAGGTGTAGCCCGTTTCGACGAGGGCGTCGGGGTGATGCAGCCGTTCTTCGGGTGAGGCCAGCGGGACAGGCGTGCGGCGCAACGATTCATAGCCGCGTTCACGGCGATAGCGGTCGAGGGTGAGGTGCGAGGTGACGGCGTGCTTGGTAAGTGTGCGCTGGGTGAGGTATTGGTAGACCGAGCGCGCGGCGGCTTTGCCGGAGGCGACAGCATCGATGAGAAGGCGCGTTCCGTGCGCGAGGTCTCCCGCGACGAAGACGCCGGGGGCGGTGGTGGCCAGCGTGGCGGCATCTACCTTCGGCCAGCCGGGGCGGAACTGCTCGACATCGCCGCCCCCATCGTCGAGGAAGCCAAGCGAGGGGGCCTGACCGACGGCGAGCATGACGGAATCGCAGGGGACGACCTTTTGCTGGTTGTCGTCGTAGAGAGGAGAGAATTTTCTGTTTTCGTCATAGACGCGCAGACAGCGGCGGAAGCGCACGCCCGTGACGGCGCCGGATTCGTTGCGCTCAATGGCGACGGGCCCCCAACCGTTGAGGCGTTCAACGCCCTCTTCGTCGCCTTCCACGATTTCGACGGTGTCGGCGGGCATCTCTTCGAGACTTTCCAAGGAAACGAGAGTGACCCGCGAGGTTCCGGCCAGGCGCGCCGCCGTGCGGGCCGTATCGTAGGCGATCTGGCGGAGCACACTGCGCGCGACGTCATAGGCCACGTTGCCCCCGCCGACGACAACGACCTCGTGACCCACCTGGACCGGCTCGCCAAGGGAAACCGAGCGCAACAGGTCGACGCCGCCGAAGACGCCAGGACCGTGTTCGCCGGGCAGGCCAAGACTGCGTGAGGATTTGGCGCCGACAGCGAGGATGACGGCCGCAAATTCACGCCGGAGTTGGGAGAAGGGAATATCGCGGCCCACGGCTACGCCGCAGCGGATGTCGACACCAAGTGCGCGGATGACGTCGACTTCATTCTCAATGACCGCGCGTGGCAGGCGGTAAGCCGGGATGCCAATCGCCAGCATGCCCGCCGGCACCGATTCGATCTCGAAGACGACAGGCTTGAAACCAAGCAAGGCAAGGTCATGGGCGGCGGACAAGCCGGCCGGACCGGCGCCGATGATGGCCACCGGTTCGCCCTTGCCGGGTTCGAGGCGGCCGTCGAGACTGGCGCGCAGAAGCGCGGCCATTTCCTCGGCATTGGCGGCGGCTGCTGGAGCGTAGTTTTCCACGCTGCGCAGGACGCTTTGGGGACTCTGGGCTTCGGGACCGTGCAGTTCACAGACGAAACGCTTCAGGGCGCGAATGGCGATGGGCCGGTCGGGTCCGACGAATGCGCCGTCGTCATCCACGCGCGGCACCTTCCCGCGGCGGCAGGCGGCTTCGCAGGGAGCGCCGCAGACGCGGCCACAGATGGAGGCAAACGGGTTCGGCCCGCGAGCAATCAGGTAGGCATCTTCAAACCGCCCCTCGGCGATGGCGCGGACATAGCCGCGCGCGTCGGTGTGAACCGGGCAGGCAACCTGACAAGAGATGAGCTCTTGATGGTAGGTCTCGCCCGGCACATCGACGCGCAGTGGGATCACAAGATGCCTCCCAATTGCGTGAAGGGCGATGGTGCGCGGTTTTGGGCGGGCGAGGCGTAGGGGCCACGCGCCATGAGGCAGGCGAACCCGTCTTCCGAGGGAGGCCCGGCGTGGGGCTGTTCGAGAAGTTGCTCCAGCGTCCAGCGCGCCAGGACGGTGGTGATGGCCTGATGAAGTTCCAGGGCGGCGCGGTGGAAGTTGCAGACCGTAGGGTCAGGCCTGGAGGAGCGGCAGAAGTCTCCGACGATGGTTCCTTGGCAGGCTTCCACAACATCGAGCAGGGTGATCTGCGCCGGGGCTTTCGCCAGCCTGACGCCGCCTTTCACGCCCTTCTGGGCCTCCAGGATGTCGCTCTTGACCAGGTGACGGACGACCTTTGCGAGATATGTGGGTGATTCGCCGAGCATGTCAGCGAGCCGACGAGGGGACCAGCAGACGGTTGGATCTTGTTGAGCAAGCAGGAGCAGAGTGCGAAGTGCGGAGTGTGAGGTTTTAGCGATCATGCACGAATAGCGATAACACGGATACCATATATCCGTTTTTGACGGATGTCAACAGAAACTTGATGCATAAATCTGGCGTGACCAGCATGGGTAGGGAGTGCCGGGTTCGCGCGGGCGGTCGAGGATGTGGGGTGGCCTATATGACGGTCTGTGGCGGGGCCGAAGCGGTGGAAAGTTCGGGCACGAATGATCCCGCGTGTAGCATCCGGGGCAAACGAGGCGAGGTGAGTGTCTATCCCGGCTCCCTGAATCCGGTTCTGGGAGGTCGGATGGGCTTGGCCGCAATTGGGGGGCTGGGCAACGGCCGTATGGGGGAGGGGAGAAGTTTCGCGCACCGCAGCGCTCTCCATGCAACTCACTCGTTTTGGTGCGTTGAGCGCAGTGGCCGAAGGGTCGGGGCTGGGCCGATGTCAGCTTCGCGAAGGGCGACCATGGGTCTTTCAGGCATGAGGCGATCATTCGATCCGATGTGGGATCGAGGGCTGAAGGGGAACTGGCCGAAATCGGATCCCCAGACTACAGCTTCGATTAGCCTCCGGCTGGCGGTTCCTTGGCGACTTGCACTTCGGCAGAGCCCGCCTCCGCTTCGTCAGCCGGGAACCACTGTGGCAAAAGCAAGGCGGTTTGAGTAGTAGAGATCATTTAACGGCGAAGTGTGACAATGCAGTTTGTCTCAATGGAGGGGGGGGCACCCCACGGTTGAGGCGGCGTCGCGGGCTAGCCAGAAGGAGTGAGCATTGATAGCCGCAGTTCTTGCGGGAGATGACTCTCAGTCAGGTACCTGAACGTAGGTGAGTGCCCTAGTGTAGTGCGTCACAAATAGTAACACATTCCACTTGGGAATCGTCTCTATGATGGAGGAGACGATTTCTGATGCGCGTGGCCCCTTCAGTTGAATTGACCGATGAGCAGCGCCAGACCCTGGGGCAGTGGGCACGTGGCCGTTCGCTTCCCGCCCGGCAAGTGGAGCGGGCGCGAATCGTCTTGATGGCAGCCAACGGTGAACTGGATGTTGCCATTGCGGCCAAGCTTGGCATCACAAACCAGAAGGCCGCCCGCTGGCGCGCCCGCTTCCTGGCGCTTGGCGTGGCTGGGTTAGAGAAGGATGCGCCGCGCCCTGGACGCACACCAAGCATCCCGGCCTCCCTAGTGAAAGCGGTGATTCAGCGGACAACGCAAGAGCGTCCCTCCCATGCAACGCACTGGTCCACGCGAATGATGGCGGCCGAAGTGGGCATCAGCGAAGCCGGCGTGCGGCGCATTTGGAAGGCCCATGGTCTGAAGCCCCATCTGGTGGAGGCCTTCAAGGTCAGCAACGATCCGGAGTTCACCGAGAAGTTGGAAGCCATCGTCGGGTTGTACCTCAACCCGCCCGAACACGCGCTGGTGCTGTGCTGCGACGAGAAGAGCCAGATCCAGGCGCTGGACCGGACGCAACCGGGGTTGCCGCTGAAGCGTGGCCGCGGCGAAACCATGACGCACGACTACAAGCGCAACGGAACGGCGACGTTGTTCGCCGCCCTGAACGCCGCCACCGGCAAGGTAATCAGCCGGTGCCAGGAATGCCACCGCCACCAGGAGTGGTTGAAGTTCCTGCGGCTACTGGACGAGGCCACGCCCGCCGGCAAGGAACTTCACATCATTGCCGACAACTACGCCACGCACAAACACGCCAAGGTGCAGCGCTGGCTGGCGAAGCGTCCGCGATTCCACATGCACTTTACTCCCACCAGCGCTTCGTGGCTGAACATGGTCGAGCGCTTGTTCCGCGATCTGACCGAACATCGACTCCGGCGCGGCGTTTTTCGCGATGTCGAGGAGCTGATCACGGCCATCGACTCCTACGTCGACCAACATAACGACCAGCCGAAGCCCTTCATCTGGACCGCAAAAGCCACGGATATCTTGGAAAAGGTCAAACGCGCCCGCACCGCACTCGATAATGCTCAGTCCGTGTGACGCACTACACTAGTTCCAGTCGTGGAGTTGCTGTGCTGCTCGCTGCCATCGAGGATGCACCCCACATACCTTCCTTCTGTTGGCGATTGCCTCGAGGCGGCCAACCTTCCAACGCGCGCGGTGTTGCGCATGGAAGGGAGAGCGCTAAACAGGCATCGGAGAACGGCTCCAGGAATCTCCGGATAATTCACCTGAAGCTCAGAATTGGTGTGTGTCACCCATATCATCCCGGTTGCATCTAAATAGGAGGGAGAGGCCCGTCTCAGTATGGAAGCGGACGTGCGATAGGAGCTAAGAAGACTAATGCTAGAAAACCAACAGCGAACCCCGTCCGGTCACTCGGGCAGCCGCCAACGAGGCGTGTTACCCAGCTTGTACTTGGGAATGATGCCAGCCGCGCTGGCGACTGGGGCGTGGGCTCAGGAGCATCCGCAGCACAACGACGCAGTGGCCCAACCTGGGCAGGGTCGAATGCGGGGCCAGATGCAAGGCCCGATGCGAGGAATGATGGGCGAAGGCCGCCAGGACATGGATACGATCCACGCTCTGTTCAGCGCTCACCAGCAGATTGCGCGTACGGTGAAGAAGCTGGACACCGGCGTCGAGACGCTCACCGAGTCCGCTGATCCCAAGGTCCAAGCTCTGATCCGGGAGCATGTCCAGGCGATGTACCAGCGCCTCTCTGCGCGGCAGCCCATCAGGCAGTGGGATCCTTTGTACGCGGAGATCTTCCGGCAGGCCGGCAAGATCCACATGGAACTGTCGAACACGGCAAAAGGGATCAAAGTGATCGAGACATCCACCGATCCCTGGGTGGTGAAGCTGCTTCATGCCCATGCTGACGGGGTTTCGGAATTCGTCGACCAGGGAATGGCGGCGATGCACAAGGCGCATCCGTTGCCCGCTGCAGTCTCAGAACCCCGAGCTAATTCAGAGAAGGTGGTGCCCGAAATGAAAGTACTCCCCCTCCGCACATCCGTCGGCGTAGGCAAAGACAAAGAAGTCGAACATCTCTACGAAGGCCCGGGCCGCAAACTCGTACAGATCACGCTACGCAACAACGGCATCCTGGAA encodes the following:
- a CDS encoding 4Fe-4S dicluster domain-containing protein translates to MARVYNWQLGREMSYWYPESRPKRQFAAVFDTNKCIACQTCTLACKTTWTSGKGQEYMLWNNVETKPYGSYPLAYDLKLLDMLDGQSWNGNKYEGKTIFESAPAGERVLGHRPEQQDYAYPNVGEDDCAGQVDHGDFLSLPHMNWFFYLARICNHCTYPACLASCPRGSIYKRPEDGIVLVDQGRCRGYQECVKGCPYKKVFFNPMTGTSEKCIACFPKIEQGIQPQCFVNCIGKIRLAGWLSPPNEARADNPLDYLVHIKKIALPLFPQFGLEPNVYYIPPIHAPVSFNRQLFGPGAGAAMKTYRNAMNDADLAALLCLFGSTEMVVSRFRRQGDLISGSDDKGTELIRVPMREPIHIRPAVDPKNQLVRINCP
- a CDS encoding molybdopterin-dependent oxidoreductase, yielding MNNSLDRRDFLGILSAAGFAGLAASTRDAWGLEAVKNPLATYPDRGWERAYRDLWKYDSIYTFTCAPNDTHNCILNAYVRNGVVVRIGPSMKYGEATDLLGNKASHRWDPRVCQKGLALTRRFYGDRRVMGCMIRKGFKEWHDAGFPRESSGLPPKKYFNRGRDEWQRITHDEGAKIAAEVLKNIAETYTGDEGKRRLEAQHYDPVTIEATEGAGVRTMKFRGGMPLLGITRVFGMYRLANSMALLDAKVRKVGPDKALGAKGFDNYSWHTDLPPGHPMVTGQQTIEFDLHAVEHCKTLVVWGMNWITTKMPDAHWLTEARLKGVKVVVIACEYSATATKGDDVIIVRPGTTPALALGLSNVILREKLYDAQYVNEWTDLPVLVRMDTLKYLRAQEVFGGKVAELKNTTVLKTGEVEPPPIRHTQQLVTEPMRMEWGDYVWWDRTANAPKPLTRDMVGKNSNVQNPLLDGSIEVTLANGKKVRCRPAFDLVREYAAHFDPKTTQEITWAPASAVENLARELAKSPGTTLFAVGMGPNQFFNSDNKDRDTILLAALTGNVGKLTGNIGSYAGNYRVALFNGAPQWINENPFDIELDPAKPARPKQYWKAESAHYYNHEDHPLRVGNKLLTGKTHIPTPTKSLWFANANSILGNVKWHFNTVVNVLPRIEMVAVNEWWWSSSCEWADIVFGVDAWFEMKHPDMTASVTNPFLVTFPRTPMKRVFNTIGDIEVQALVCEKMAALTGDKRFIDYWKFVREGRTDIHLQRILDFSTNTKGYRFSDLEAKAKQGIPAIMNSRTTPKAVGYDQVTDSKPWYTKSGRLEFYREEDEFIAAGENLPVHREPVDSTFYEPNVIIGPKHEAFRPDGPEKYGVKRDDLSCETRCGRNVVLTWEEAQKTKHPLMKDGFKFIFHTPKYRHGSHTTPIDTDMIAVLFGPFGDLYRHDKRSPFVTEGYVDINPDDAKELAIDDGDYVWIDPDPEDRPFRGWQKDKRNMEFARLLCRARYYPGTPRGVTRMWFNMYTATPGSVEGQKARADGLAKNPRTGYQAMFRSGSHQSATRGWLKPTWMTDSLVHKAMFGQGIRKGFEPDIHCPTGAPREAFVKISKAEPGGIDKKGLWRPAALGLRPKYESAAMKRYLAGAFVQQQKEKV
- a CDS encoding c-type cytochrome — encoded protein: MRKNKLLLLISSAAVLLLLVGAAAEENYLREWRRIQAQGRSDEGSISVQLRQVVNPGLGVADRCVSCHVSMGPGEQGVRGAAVFVAHKPVVHDPADYGCTVCHGGQGQATEKNDAHGDVHFWPEPMLDKSMSYAGCGTCHVALHVPEQAQLRAAELAFERLDCYSCHRVDGKGGTVRPDQGGMEGPNLSRTGLVPYDKEWHAKHTAKSAAASDGPWKNAFRAVSSDDLTLLDTFLATRVAAPQLVSAKSVFLSYGCLGCHKVSGVGGDDGPDLTRAGFKDPGQVSFEHVPGKGSMSNWMAEHFRSPASVVVGSQMPAAAVSENEIRQLTFFTLSLRRKELRDVYLPKDRIRAAKFGEREFSADGATLYGAFCAGCHGADGQGRRLSGLVSFPSIANPDFLAIAPDLLLTKTIELGRPGRRMPGWLKADALTADDVKAVIAHIRALSAATAETDSHPPRWVKGDAAEGKRLFSATCSGCHGSYGVGGEGPALNNKVLLESATDHYLVETIKRGRRGTAMSSFQDPSPVRPALTQGDIENLVAYLRSLQGGKS
- a CDS encoding cytochrome b N-terminal domain-containing protein, coding for MTPTTKDALREFSDNLKAVPRRVMETAFRTGPPTTDRTRSTFVFGNVFLHLHAVRTHRWSLKWTTTMGLGIMSVSAFLIALVTGVMLMFYYKPYPEAAYQSIKDIHFVVPTGRLIRNLHRWSANLMVIAVILHMARAFYTAAYRKPREYNWLMGIGLLVVTLGLSFTGYLLPWDQLAYWAITIGANIAQSPREITDALGITDYFDPGGFQRLLLLGSDMVGAEALIRFYLLHVMILPLALAALMGVHFWRIRKDGGMVRPSDADDQLFRQPHEEALPVFTEAPAKTYQLAAIVRGRTSNVGRGPENTVPSMPHLFYAELGVLMVTLLVCLALSLVSDAPLKELANPSVPENPAKAPWYFLGLQEMVAFSAFMGGIGIPSIVLIGLALIPYLDRETEGTGRWFGGPGGWPLVRLSIVLGLAAPILIESFVIRFGWLREWFPSVPQLVITALNPGTLLTAVYAFFSMWCIRRYGSTRAGALALFTCFLCGFLVLTIVGTYFRGPNWVFYWSPSEWPKH